In the genome of Vicia villosa cultivar HV-30 ecotype Madison, WI linkage group LG7, Vvil1.0, whole genome shotgun sequence, one region contains:
- the LOC131618081 gene encoding aminopeptidase M1-like isoform X1: MEKNLNIDEFKSQTRLPNFATPKKYELHLTPNFTTCKFSGTVQINLSINEKTKFLVLNSLELVIQDTCFTNSYGKYTPCDVVVDDEDDILVLVFDETLCVGEGVLVIEFSGVLNEHLRGFYRCTYLDGEVKKNMAATQFEAVDARRCFPCYDEPALKATFKVTVTVPLELTALSNMPVENEKLDGELKTVYFEESPLMSTYLVAVVVGLFDHIEDTTTTGVVVGVYCPVGKSDQGKLALEIAVKSLEIYTKYFSVPYPLPKLDLVAVPEFSAGAMENYGLIVYRESDLLYHDLHSPPSKKQRITIVAAHEVAHQWFGNLVTMEWWTHLWLNEGFATWISFMVTNILYPEWNIWSQFLFETSNGLQMDALEKSHPIEVEIHHARSVIEIFDAISYEKGSSVIRMLQGYLGDVTFQKSLSTYITRYQAKNARTEDLWNVLSEVSGEPVNLMMNAWTKSTGYPVIHVQLTDNILEFKQSRFLLSGLQVDGQWIVPITLCVGSYERQKKFLLEKSDGRVDISELVQDIGNEDSQENLWIKVNVDQSGFYRVNYEDKLAIRLRKALQNNYLLPTDKFGILDDGNALCQACEQSLSSLLMLVDAYRKELDYVIVSRLIEVCYDVLNIAIDAIPDSVNELKQYFINLLMYSAEQLGWDSISGEDHSNSLLRGEVIKALATFDHDKTQQEALRRFQILLNDRNTSLLSANTRKAAYVAVMRSTACESRTGFESLWSFYKSNDVLQERDDILRCIASSADPKVVLEALNLLLSDEIPDQDIIYVLGGISLEGSGIAVRWLKDNWERILVKYGAGLLLTNFISQIVPLVNNNEDADDLEAFFGSRVNPSITLNLNLSIEKIRIKARWIESVKQEHSLPDLIKQLSQRK; the protein is encoded by the exons atggaaaagaatCTTAACATAGATGAATTCAAAAGCCAAACAAGATTACCCAATTTTGCAACTCCAAAAAAATATGAACTTCACTTAACACCTAATTTCACAACATGCAAATTTTCAGGCACAgtgcaaatcaacctctccatcAATGAGAAAACAAAGTTTCTTGTCTTAAACTCCTTAGAACTTGTTATTCAAGATACTTGCTTCACCAACTCTTATGGCAAG TATACTCCATGTGATGTTGTTGTGGATGATGAGGATGATATTCTTGTACTTGTGTTTGATGAAACACTTTGTGTTGGAGAAGGAGTTTTGGTGATTGAGTTTTCTGGGGTCCTCAATGAACATCTTAGAGGATTCTATAGATG TACTTATCTTGATGGAGAAGTAAAGAAAAATATGGCAGCAACACAGTTTGAGGCAGTAGATGCAAGAAGGTGTTTTCCATGCTATGATGAACCTGCTCTTAAG GCAACTTTCAAGGTAACAGTTACTGTGCCATTGGAGTTAACAGCGTTATCTAATATGCCGGTTGAAAATGAAAAACTAGATGGTGAATTAAAGACTGTTTATTTTGAGGAATCTCCTCTCATGTCAACTTACTTGGTGGCTGTTGTTGTCGGCTTATTTGATCATATCGAGGATACAACTACTACTG GGGTTGTGGTTGGTGTATATTGTCCTGTTGGAAAGAGCGATCAGGGGAAGCTTGCATTGGAGATAGCTGTGAAGTCACTAGAAATATATACCAA GTACTTCTCGGTGCCTTATCCACTCCCCAAGCTGGATCTTGTTGCAGTTCCTGAGTTTTCTGCCGGAGCCATGGAAAATTACGGTTTAATCGTTTATAGAGAAAGTGATCTACTTTACCATGACTTGCACTCTCCTCCGTCTAAGAAGCAAAGA ATAACAATTGTGGCAGCACATGAAGTAGCTCATCAATGGTTTGGAAATTTGGTAACTATGGAATGGTGGACTCATTTATGGCTCAACGAAGGTTTCGCAACTTGG ATAAGTTTTATGGTCACCAACATCTTATATCCAGAATGGAATATTTGGAGTCAGTTTCTTTTCGAAACTTCTAATGGTTTACAAATGGATGCACTAGAAAAATCACATCCAATTGAG GTAGAAATACATCATGCACGCTCGGTTATCGAAATTTTTGATGCTATAAGCTATGAGAAAGGATCTTCTGTAATTAGAATGTTGCAAGGTTACCTTGGAGATGTTACATTTCAG aaaTCGTTAAGCACGTATATAACAAGATATCAAGCCAAAAATGCAAGAACAGAAGATCTATGGAATGTTCTTTCAGAGGTATCTGGTGAACCGGTGAACTTAATGATGAACGCTTGGACAAAGAGCACAGGATATCCTGTTATCCATGTTCAATTAACAGATAACATTTTGGAATTCAAACAG TCGCGATTCCTTTTATCTGGTCTTCAAGTCGATGGACAGTGGATTGTTCCGATAACGTTATGTGTTGGTTCATATGAAAGACAGAAaaaatttcttttggagaaaagcgaCGGAAGAGTGGATATATCTGAACTGGTTCAAGATATTGGCAATGAGGATAGTCAAGAAAATCTATGGATCAAAGTTAACGTTGATCAGAGTGGTTTTTATAGGGTAAATTATGAAGACAAGCTCGCAATTCGATTGAGGAAAGCCTTACAAAACAATTACTTGCTTCCTACTGATAAATTCG GCATTTTGGACGATGGAAATGCGCTATGTCAGGCTTGTGAACAATCACTGTCATCTTTGCTTATGTTAGTGGATGCTTATCGAAAAGAGTTAGATTATGTTATTGTATCGAGACTGATCGAA GTTTGCTATGATGTTCTGAATATCGCCATTGATGCCATTCCAGATTCGGTGAATGAATTGAAGCAATATTTTATCAATCTTCTCATGTATTCTGCAGA ACAGTTAGGTTGGGATTCTATATCCGGAGAAGACCATTCTAATTCACTTTTGAGGGGAGAAGTTATTAAGGCCTTGGCTACCTTTGATCACGATAAAACTCAACAAGAAGCACTACGCCGTTTTCAGATTTTGTTGAACGACAGAAACACTTCTCTGCTTTCAGCCAACACCAGAAAG GCTGCTTATGTAGCTGTAATGAGGAGTACTGCTTGTGAAAGTAGGACTGGATTCGAGTCCCTATGGAGTTTCTATAAGAGCAATGATGTTTTGCAAGAAAGGGACGATATACTGC GTTGCATTGCATCAAGTGCAGATCCAAAGGTTGTTCTAGAGGCTCTGAATCTTTTGTTGTCTGATGAG atTCCAGATCAAGATATCATTTATGTACTAGGAGGAATAAGCTTAGAAGGCAGTGGAATTGCAGTAAGATGGTTGAAG GATAATTGGGAAAGAATCTTGGTAAAATATGGTGCTGGACTCTTACTCACAAACTTTATAAGCCAAATAGTTCCATTG GTTAACAACAATGAGGACGCAGATGACCTAGAAGCTTTTTTTGGCAGCCGTGTGAACCCTTCCATCACTCTGAACTTGAACTTAAGCATTGAGAAGATCCGTATCAAAGCAAGGTGGATTGAGAGTGTTAAGCAAGAGCATTCTCTGCCCGACTTAATCAAACAATTGAGTCAGAGGAAATGA
- the LOC131618081 gene encoding aminopeptidase M1-like isoform X2, whose protein sequence is MVTYLDGEVKKNMAATQFEAVDARRCFPCYDEPALKATFKVTVTVPLELTALSNMPVENEKLDGELKTVYFEESPLMSTYLVAVVVGLFDHIEDTTTTGVVVGVYCPVGKSDQGKLALEIAVKSLEIYTKYFSVPYPLPKLDLVAVPEFSAGAMENYGLIVYRESDLLYHDLHSPPSKKQRITIVAAHEVAHQWFGNLVTMEWWTHLWLNEGFATWISFMVTNILYPEWNIWSQFLFETSNGLQMDALEKSHPIEVEIHHARSVIEIFDAISYEKGSSVIRMLQGYLGDVTFQKSLSTYITRYQAKNARTEDLWNVLSEVSGEPVNLMMNAWTKSTGYPVIHVQLTDNILEFKQSRFLLSGLQVDGQWIVPITLCVGSYERQKKFLLEKSDGRVDISELVQDIGNEDSQENLWIKVNVDQSGFYRVNYEDKLAIRLRKALQNNYLLPTDKFGILDDGNALCQACEQSLSSLLMLVDAYRKELDYVIVSRLIEVCYDVLNIAIDAIPDSVNELKQYFINLLMYSAEQLGWDSISGEDHSNSLLRGEVIKALATFDHDKTQQEALRRFQILLNDRNTSLLSANTRKAAYVAVMRSTACESRTGFESLWSFYKSNDVLQERDDILRCIASSADPKVVLEALNLLLSDEIPDQDIIYVLGGISLEGSGIAVRWLKDNWERILVKYGAGLLLTNFISQIVPLVNNNEDADDLEAFFGSRVNPSITLNLNLSIEKIRIKARWIESVKQEHSLPDLIKQLSQRK, encoded by the exons ATGGT TACTTATCTTGATGGAGAAGTAAAGAAAAATATGGCAGCAACACAGTTTGAGGCAGTAGATGCAAGAAGGTGTTTTCCATGCTATGATGAACCTGCTCTTAAG GCAACTTTCAAGGTAACAGTTACTGTGCCATTGGAGTTAACAGCGTTATCTAATATGCCGGTTGAAAATGAAAAACTAGATGGTGAATTAAAGACTGTTTATTTTGAGGAATCTCCTCTCATGTCAACTTACTTGGTGGCTGTTGTTGTCGGCTTATTTGATCATATCGAGGATACAACTACTACTG GGGTTGTGGTTGGTGTATATTGTCCTGTTGGAAAGAGCGATCAGGGGAAGCTTGCATTGGAGATAGCTGTGAAGTCACTAGAAATATATACCAA GTACTTCTCGGTGCCTTATCCACTCCCCAAGCTGGATCTTGTTGCAGTTCCTGAGTTTTCTGCCGGAGCCATGGAAAATTACGGTTTAATCGTTTATAGAGAAAGTGATCTACTTTACCATGACTTGCACTCTCCTCCGTCTAAGAAGCAAAGA ATAACAATTGTGGCAGCACATGAAGTAGCTCATCAATGGTTTGGAAATTTGGTAACTATGGAATGGTGGACTCATTTATGGCTCAACGAAGGTTTCGCAACTTGG ATAAGTTTTATGGTCACCAACATCTTATATCCAGAATGGAATATTTGGAGTCAGTTTCTTTTCGAAACTTCTAATGGTTTACAAATGGATGCACTAGAAAAATCACATCCAATTGAG GTAGAAATACATCATGCACGCTCGGTTATCGAAATTTTTGATGCTATAAGCTATGAGAAAGGATCTTCTGTAATTAGAATGTTGCAAGGTTACCTTGGAGATGTTACATTTCAG aaaTCGTTAAGCACGTATATAACAAGATATCAAGCCAAAAATGCAAGAACAGAAGATCTATGGAATGTTCTTTCAGAGGTATCTGGTGAACCGGTGAACTTAATGATGAACGCTTGGACAAAGAGCACAGGATATCCTGTTATCCATGTTCAATTAACAGATAACATTTTGGAATTCAAACAG TCGCGATTCCTTTTATCTGGTCTTCAAGTCGATGGACAGTGGATTGTTCCGATAACGTTATGTGTTGGTTCATATGAAAGACAGAAaaaatttcttttggagaaaagcgaCGGAAGAGTGGATATATCTGAACTGGTTCAAGATATTGGCAATGAGGATAGTCAAGAAAATCTATGGATCAAAGTTAACGTTGATCAGAGTGGTTTTTATAGGGTAAATTATGAAGACAAGCTCGCAATTCGATTGAGGAAAGCCTTACAAAACAATTACTTGCTTCCTACTGATAAATTCG GCATTTTGGACGATGGAAATGCGCTATGTCAGGCTTGTGAACAATCACTGTCATCTTTGCTTATGTTAGTGGATGCTTATCGAAAAGAGTTAGATTATGTTATTGTATCGAGACTGATCGAA GTTTGCTATGATGTTCTGAATATCGCCATTGATGCCATTCCAGATTCGGTGAATGAATTGAAGCAATATTTTATCAATCTTCTCATGTATTCTGCAGA ACAGTTAGGTTGGGATTCTATATCCGGAGAAGACCATTCTAATTCACTTTTGAGGGGAGAAGTTATTAAGGCCTTGGCTACCTTTGATCACGATAAAACTCAACAAGAAGCACTACGCCGTTTTCAGATTTTGTTGAACGACAGAAACACTTCTCTGCTTTCAGCCAACACCAGAAAG GCTGCTTATGTAGCTGTAATGAGGAGTACTGCTTGTGAAAGTAGGACTGGATTCGAGTCCCTATGGAGTTTCTATAAGAGCAATGATGTTTTGCAAGAAAGGGACGATATACTGC GTTGCATTGCATCAAGTGCAGATCCAAAGGTTGTTCTAGAGGCTCTGAATCTTTTGTTGTCTGATGAG atTCCAGATCAAGATATCATTTATGTACTAGGAGGAATAAGCTTAGAAGGCAGTGGAATTGCAGTAAGATGGTTGAAG GATAATTGGGAAAGAATCTTGGTAAAATATGGTGCTGGACTCTTACTCACAAACTTTATAAGCCAAATAGTTCCATTG GTTAACAACAATGAGGACGCAGATGACCTAGAAGCTTTTTTTGGCAGCCGTGTGAACCCTTCCATCACTCTGAACTTGAACTTAAGCATTGAGAAGATCCGTATCAAAGCAAGGTGGATTGAGAGTGTTAAGCAAGAGCATTCTCTGCCCGACTTAATCAAACAATTGAGTCAGAGGAAATGA